In a genomic window of Lacrimispora sp. BS-2:
- a CDS encoding ABC transporter substrate-binding protein, giving the protein MKGWIGCAGALLCIACLAGCDSSSRTVPAEFHGAEELVVYCPHPLEFINPIVSEFEEQTGIKVEVCTGGTGELLKMAEDREKPECDIFWGGSLSTTMAQSELFEPYISKNESMIQEDYRNKEGNMTRFTDVPSILMVNTNLAGNLSIEGYGDLLKPELSGKIAMCDPVTSSSAFEHLINMLYAMGEGDPEEGWNYVEAFCKNLDGKLLQSSSEVYQGVAEGRYTVGLTFEEGAAHYIASGYPVRVVYMEEGVISKPDVVCIIKGSAHMWEAKKFVDFVTGKAAQTVISESLGRRSVRTDVDEPEYLLDKQAIHMIYDEEAVVKENKLEWMRRFSEVFQGTLK; this is encoded by the coding sequence ATGAAAGGCTGGATCGGATGTGCCGGGGCCCTTTTGTGCATTGCCTGTCTGGCAGGCTGCGACAGCAGTTCCCGGACAGTGCCGGCAGAGTTTCATGGGGCTGAGGAGCTGGTGGTGTACTGCCCTCATCCCCTGGAATTTATTAATCCCATTGTATCGGAATTTGAGGAGCAGACCGGGATCAAGGTGGAGGTATGCACAGGAGGGACGGGAGAACTGTTAAAAATGGCGGAGGACAGGGAGAAACCCGAATGTGATATTTTCTGGGGAGGCTCCCTGTCTACTACCATGGCCCAAAGTGAGCTTTTTGAGCCTTATATCAGCAAAAATGAATCCATGATCCAGGAAGATTACAGGAATAAAGAAGGGAACATGACCCGGTTTACAGATGTTCCAAGCATTCTTATGGTGAATACCAATCTGGCCGGGAATCTTTCTATAGAAGGGTATGGGGATCTTCTTAAACCTGAGCTTTCCGGAAAGATTGCCATGTGCGACCCTGTCACCTCTTCTTCGGCATTTGAGCATCTGATCAATATGCTTTATGCAATGGGAGAAGGGGACCCGGAGGAAGGCTGGAATTATGTGGAGGCATTTTGCAAAAACCTTGACGGAAAGCTGCTGCAAAGCTCCTCTGAGGTATATCAGGGGGTGGCCGAGGGGCGCTATACGGTGGGCCTTACCTTTGAAGAGGGAGCAGCCCATTACATTGCTTCCGGATATCCGGTCCGTGTGGTGTATATGGAGGAAGGCGTCATATCCAAACCGGATGTGGTATGCATCATCAAGGGGTCTGCTCATATGTGGGAGGCTAAGAAGTTTGTGGATTTTGTAACGGGTAAGGCTGCCCAGACGGTTATCTCCGAAAGCCTTGGAAGGCGTTCCGTAAGGACAGATGTAGATGAACCGGAGTATCTGCTTGATAAGCAGGCAATCCACATGATTTATGATGAGGAAGCTGTGGTAAAGGAGAACAAACTGGAATGGATGAGGCGTTTTTCAGAGGTTTTTCAAGGCACCCTGAAATAG
- a CDS encoding histidine kinase: MKKGRYFKDELRHLIMGYAIIPAVGFTLICTLVFLAVLLYGKKSGNESHNAFVAEELEKVLSGYEEKLKALSDSDLLFDAGSGQAGRTAVFEEFYRMSDQLGYKAELYVFDGEKRVILSTRKDIPDYLSGRENIRWGMFGAMDENPGKTRVRLMEAWKGPDKDIAMGMEVTRGDKKAGYLVFTINSSQFKPVLDRSDSQTIIADRFGWVYLSSNYNLLSSSSQVLKVLETAGRYLPYEKKMFLISVHPAYHRMFLVYSVTDIQNIVFSLGLSSALIITALVLMTIWVLISTKKVTERKTRDFYRLLHVMEKARNGNLDASIEIESENEFRIIADAYRETIASLKLQMENNRKMTELVAAAQNKQLESQFNPHFLFNTLENIRYMCIIQPETAGKMVFSLSNLLRYSLDGSRAEVTLEEDLEHLENYLTILQYRFNRRFSYVVDVEAEALPCRIPRLVLQPMIENSVKYGFGNQENLKVELKAYIHENRLIMICRDDGIGMTPGVLSDIQALLEQEENNKRHSGLYNIHRRCRILYGRPYGVEIRSAEGLGTTLVVTLPAQREEL; this comes from the coding sequence ATGAAAAAGGGACGGTATTTCAAAGATGAGCTGCGCCACCTGATCATGGGGTATGCCATCATTCCTGCTGTGGGCTTTACCCTGATCTGTACCCTGGTTTTTCTTGCGGTCCTGCTCTATGGAAAAAAAAGCGGGAATGAGTCCCACAATGCTTTCGTGGCGGAGGAATTGGAGAAAGTCCTTTCAGGGTACGAGGAGAAGCTTAAGGCGCTTTCAGATTCTGACCTGCTTTTTGACGCCGGTTCCGGCCAGGCCGGCCGGACAGCCGTGTTTGAGGAATTTTACCGGATGTCGGACCAGCTGGGATATAAGGCGGAGCTGTATGTTTTTGACGGAGAGAAGCGGGTGATTTTATCCACCAGAAAGGATATTCCGGATTACTTATCAGGCAGGGAGAACATCCGCTGGGGAATGTTCGGGGCAATGGATGAGAATCCGGGGAAAACCAGGGTGCGTTTGATGGAAGCCTGGAAGGGTCCGGATAAGGATATTGCCATGGGCATGGAGGTGACCCGGGGAGATAAAAAGGCGGGATATCTGGTTTTTACCATTAACAGCAGCCAGTTTAAGCCGGTGCTTGACCGGTCGGATAGCCAGACCATCATTGCAGACCGGTTTGGCTGGGTATATTTAAGCAGTAATTATAATCTGTTGAGCAGCAGCAGCCAGGTTTTAAAGGTGCTTGAGACGGCAGGCAGGTATCTGCCTTATGAAAAGAAGATGTTTCTCATATCCGTTCATCCGGCGTATCATCGAATGTTTTTGGTTTATTCTGTGACGGATATCCAGAACATCGTGTTTTCCCTGGGGCTTAGCAGCGCTCTCATTATAACGGCCCTTGTGCTGATGACCATATGGGTCCTGATCAGCACGAAAAAGGTAACGGAGCGGAAGACCAGGGATTTTTACCGTCTCCTTCATGTCATGGAGAAGGCCAGGAATGGGAATTTAGACGCATCCATAGAGATAGAAAGTGAAAATGAATTCCGGATCATAGCCGATGCCTACCGGGAAACCATTGCCAGCTTAAAGCTACAGATGGAGAACAACAGAAAGATGACGGAGCTGGTGGCGGCCGCACAGAATAAGCAGCTGGAATCCCAGTTTAACCCTCATTTCCTGTTCAATACTTTGGAAAATATCCGGTATATGTGCATCATCCAGCCGGAGACAGCCGGAAAGATGGTGTTCAGCCTTTCAAACCTGCTGCGCTACAGCCTGGATGGCAGCAGGGCAGAAGTGACTCTGGAAGAGGATTTAGAGCACCTGGAGAATTATCTTACCATCTTACAATACCGGTTTAACCGCCGGTTTTCCTATGTGGTTGACGTGGAGGCAGAGGCATTGCCCTGCCGGATCCCCAGGCTGGTGCTGCAGCCCATGATCGAAAATTCTGTAAAATACGGGTTTGGCAACCAGGAAAATTTAAAAGTGGAACTTAAGGCCTATATTCACGAAAACCGGCTGATCATGATCTGCAGGGATGACGGGATCGGAATGACTCCAGGAGTTTTAAGTGATATTCAGGCTCTTTTGGAGCAGGAGGAGAACAACAAAAGGCACTCCGGGCTTTATAATATACACAGGCGGTGCAGGATTCTTTACGGAAGGCCGTATGGGGTAGAGATACGCAGTGCAGAAGGGCTTGGCACAACGCTGGTTGTGACCCTTCCGGCACAAAGGGAGGAATTGTAA
- a CDS encoding ABC transporter ATP-binding protein, giving the protein MEKQKKGVRLEHISKIYIDPKTGKEFYAVKDTTLDIEPGTFVTLLGPSGCGKTTTLRMIAGFESPDEGEIYLGGEAINHLTPNKRDTAMVFQSYALLPHYNVFDNVAYGLKIRKVPKEEIRERVMNILKLVEMEGMETRMTNQLSGGQQQRVALARALVIEPGVLLFDEPLSNLDAKLRVTMRTEIRKIQQKIGITAIYVTHDQSEAMSISDKIIIMSKGKVEQIGSPREIYYHPASRFVADFIGEANFLKAKVLSEEGEKAMISVAGKEFQVNNFAGARSGAEATLVIRPEGAILAEQGILEGLVTLSTFMGSYQYYQVMVGDMEIQITDYNPVNRRIYEVGEKACLDFDPKGVYIL; this is encoded by the coding sequence ATGGAAAAACAGAAAAAAGGTGTTCGGCTGGAACACATTTCAAAAATATACATTGATCCAAAGACAGGCAAGGAGTTCTATGCGGTAAAGGATACCACTCTGGATATTGAGCCGGGAACCTTTGTCACCCTTTTGGGGCCGTCAGGCTGCGGAAAGACGACCACCCTCCGCATGATCGCGGGCTTTGAAAGCCCTGATGAAGGGGAGATTTATCTGGGAGGAGAGGCGATCAACCATCTTACCCCCAATAAAAGGGATACCGCCATGGTGTTCCAGAGCTATGCCCTTCTGCCTCATTACAATGTGTTTGACAACGTGGCCTATGGACTTAAGATCCGGAAGGTTCCAAAGGAGGAGATCAGGGAACGGGTCATGAACATATTAAAGCTGGTGGAGATGGAGGGAATGGAAACCCGTATGACCAACCAGCTCTCCGGCGGGCAGCAGCAAAGGGTGGCATTAGCCAGAGCCCTGGTCATTGAGCCGGGAGTCCTGCTTTTTGATGAGCCTTTAAGCAACTTAGATGCCAAGCTGCGGGTGACCATGAGGACTGAGATCCGGAAGATCCAGCAGAAGATCGGGATCACGGCAATCTATGTGACCCACGATCAGTCTGAGGCCATGAGCATTTCCGATAAGATCATTATCATGAGCAAGGGTAAGGTAGAGCAGATCGGAAGCCCCAGGGAGATCTATTATCATCCTGCTTCCAGATTTGTGGCTGATTTTATCGGGGAAGCCAACTTCTTAAAGGCAAAAGTTTTGTCTGAAGAAGGGGAAAAGGCCATGATCTCGGTGGCAGGCAAGGAGTTCCAGGTAAATAATTTTGCTGGGGCCCGTTCCGGGGCTGAGGCAACCCTGGTAATCCGGCCGGAGGGAGCGATTCTGGCAGAGCAGGGCATTTTAGAGGGACTGGTCACCTTATCCACCTTTATGGGATCTTATCAGTACTATCAGGTCATGGTGGGAGATATGGAAATTCAGATTACGGATTATAACCCGGTTAACCGCAGGATTTATGAAGTGGGAGAAAAGGCTTGTCTGGATTTTGATCCAAAGGGTGTTTACATCCTGTAG